The sequence aattcaacacttccactctctaactcctctgctagacgacgccttagcagaaaaataaatatcctcCACCCTCACCccctaactcctctgctaggcgataccttagcaagaaagcaaaaattcaccacctccaccctctacctcctctactaggcgacgccaatagcaggaaaatttaaattcaacacctccatcctctaactcctctactaggcgacgccttagtaGGAAAGCATAAATTcaccacctccaccctctaactcctctactaggcgacgccaatagcaggaaaatttaaattcaacacctccatcctctaactcctctgctaggtgacaccttaACAGGAAAGCAAAAATTCACCatctccaccctctaactcctctactaggcgacgccatagtaggaaaatttaatttgtctcctgccctctgctcctctaccaggcgatgccttagtaggaaaataaaatttttctccttcactctgctcctctactaggcgacaccatagtagaaaaatttaatttctctcctgccctctgctcctctaacaggcgatgtcttagtaggaaaacaaaatttttctccttcactctgctcctctactaggcgacaCCATAGTAGTAAATGTTACTTTCTCCCCCGCCCTCTGCTCCTCTTACCGACGATGTCTTAGTACGAAAccaaaatttttctccttcactCTGCTACTCTACTAGGCGACGCcgtagtaggaaaatttaatttttttcctacacgctgctcctctactatGCGACACCATAgtagaataatttaatttctctCCTGTCCTCTGCTCCTCTCAcaggcgatgtcttagtaggaaaacataatttttctccttcaccctgctcctctactaggccaTCCCTTagaatgaaaattaattttttctccTGCCCTTTGCCCCtatactaggcgatgccttagtagaaaaatgaaatttttctcctgccctattctcctctactaggcgattccttagtaggaaaataagagTCAACACCTccatcctctaactcctctgcctTCCGATGCCTGAGcaagtaaataaaaatacatcccCTCCTCCCTCcagctcctctactaggcgatgccttggTAGGAGGATAAAATTTACTTCTCCTCCTatactctgctcctctgctaggcgaggccttagcaggaaaatataatttctctcctcccctctgctcctctactaggcgccaccaaagtaaaaaaatttactttctcTCCTGCCCTCTGCACCTCTACCAGGCGATGCCtgagtaggaaaataaaatttttctcctgccctctgcttCTCTACTAGgcaatgccttagtaggaaaataaaatttacttcTCCTCCTttactctgctcctctgctaggcgatgccttagcaggaaaataaaatttctctcCCCCCAACTCTGCTTTTCTGCTAggcgataccttagcaggaaaaatcaAGCTTCAACCTTCCCACCCCTGACTCCTCTACTAGGATCAgcctaagtaggtaaaatttaatttatatcatCCTCATAATACTACATCCACGAACTTAATATAAAAACTCggctttattaaatttcaattgatAACGTAAGACAAATTCAGAAACGAAATACTCCAAAAATAAAGTCAAGATTAATATTCTCTAAGGTGGTAAGCGTTCCCGGGCCTCTTTAGAGCCTTATCCAGCGCATTCTCCAACTTTCCTCTCTGCTCCTCTTGTACCTCCACAGGACAAAGTTACCCACTTAGAAGCTTCTCCGAATGACTCTATAACTGTAAGACTGAGCTTAAGCTTCCATGCGAATGCTCGCGAcctctcttttcttcttccttcaCGATTCTTTCATAACACCGACGCGCGACCTTTTGGTCCCCGCACAAGACTCCAACCCCCTTCCCCACAGGAAACTTCAGCTTCTGATGATATATGGACGCTACTGCTCTGAAATCCTTTAGGGCTGGTCGCCCCAGAATTCCAGTGTAAGCGGATGGGGTGTCCACCACGGTAAATGTCACATCTTTGTTATACGCAGAGTTTCGTGTCCCAAAGATAGAGGGATGAACATCTGACCCAAAGGCAGGATGGCGTGTTCTGCAAACCCATACAGCGGGGTGGAGACcggctcaaactcaaatccCTCCACCTTCATTTGATCCAACGTGCTTTTGAACAAGATGTTCAcggagcttccattatcaataaatatcctcgccacatcataattggcaatggtggccgttaccaccaaggcatcgttatgtGGAGTCACAACACCTCGGAGGTCTTCCGCCCCAAAGCTGAGGGCGGGGTCTTGTGGTAAGTCTGCACCCTAGATATCTCAAAGTTCTCCAACCTTCTCCCACGTGCCTTCCGAGCTCGCCccgagtctccatcagtagcaccccccgagatcatatgaatcattcctctcgtaGGGTGGTTATCCTCATTCATTCCCCTCCTCGGTTCGACGGGCTCCTGAGGGACATCTTGACATCGACCTTCACCTCTCTACTCCCCGATCCTCTGATTTATCCATGGAGGGCCTTGACCACGCCTAGGGGACGAGTGAGACCTTTGTCGACTCCTGGATGAGGATCCTTCTCGTTTATCCCGCGAAGGCAATCTAGCACTGCACTCAACCCTTTGCGACTTCTCCCACCTCCCCTCGGACTCCCTCACTTCCATCACCTTGTCCCGACTCCCATCCAGAGGAACATGGGATGAGAATTGTCCTATGCCCCTAGCCTTATCATCCTCCCTCTCGGCCGCGCCTCTCTTCCTACTTCCTCTTTCCGCTCCCTCAACTCTACTTCTCCCAGGTCGCTGCTCCATCCTCTTATGCCGTTGGGCATCTTcgagatttacatatttttccgcCCGAGATAACAGATCATCATAACTTGATGGAGGTTTCTTCACTAACGATTTAAAGAACTCTCCTCCTCTAAGTCCCTgggtaaaggcacttatcatgatgtcaggaGTGGCCGCTGGTATCTCCAACGCTGCGTTgttgaaacgctggacaaaCTCTCGCAAAGTTTCAGCTTCTTGTTGTTTCACCACAAACAGGCTCAAATAgtttttttggtgttttttgctgctagcgaatctgtgcaagaaagcagcggaaaaatcctcgaaagatcgtatggagttgggctgcaaggtgttaaaccattgctgggctgacctcaccaacgtgcccagaaacaccctgcacttgaccccatctgaatattgatgtaacagggccgcattctcaaacctccccaagtgttcctcggggTCAGTATGTCCATCGTACTCACCCACATTCGACTGTCGAAAATTTGGAGGAAGCCCTTCTTCTAAAATGGCTAGTGAAAAAGGACTTCCTCTCTTGGGTGCCGGCGCTCTGCTTCCCAACTGCTGCCTCAACATCTGTATTTCCTTCCACGTTTCTCCTATCTCACTAATCTCCCCCCTTTGGTGGGGCTGTGGCTCTTCAACCCTGCCCTGGTGGCCCTCAGCATCTTCCTCACGCTCCTGACGGGCTACCTGTTCCTCTACAAACACAGACTCTTGATTCcttttcatggcctcatccacAGTCCGGGCGATAAATTGGCCCAGCTgttccagggtcaagttccccacgttCTCATTAGGACGGGTTTGTtcgacccttgtctcgtgaaggggctgctcggctcttgtctcttgacgaggttgttcctgtctcTTCTCCACATGAGATGATTCGGGTTCCctctgaggacgcgatgatgctgaggtagctcttctacttcctttcttgcctaccatctctacgtctcaacgcaagatttcccacagacggcgccaagtgatgctcacgggaaatttagggtccgattccggcgagtgtcactaatccagacgcaTGTTTTGAAATaatcctgagcctgaaatcacaaatgaGACCGTTAggagggggccaggagggtgtcctggcgtagcccctccgacgctcaagtcagagactgaggatatatgaggggagcagctaagggcgctgctgaaaacaatgtagtgaatgaataatcatacgctcaaacctggtatttataggagaatacctgggctgctcatgggcccttcacctgtgggccgtAGAGATGGGCTGGGAGTTTGGGCCTGACCTTGAAGGGTTCATCCCTGGGGTATCAACGTGAATTAAGTAGTTACAAAATTAGTTGAAATTTGAGATATGTGACATTCAATTATTGTTATAAGCAACAATGTTGAAGTAGAAGATTGTCCTTGAATCAAGCCTTTCTGAAGACAAGATCATACGATTTAGACCAAAAATGTAACTTGAATTAGGCCAAATCATTTTAGGATAACACCGACAATTTGCATATCCATTTACTAacatttattcttctttttaacttttaaaaattatcattaaaatcactcattattgtttaaattattataatgttgtacaaacatttaaacttacatgACAATAACAAGTCAAAAATAGATAATCTCAAGAGttaattatgtttgataaatctcatattttaatttcatctataaataaatattattatttttaaatatgatcgatctattttatgaaatcagTAGAATTATTCTTTGATTTTTAGTTTTATAACGTATCGACGAATCAAATCAGTTACTACTTGAAACCCACACATGACGAAAATTTGTGTGAGAAGGTCTCACATGTcttattttgtgaaacagatctcttatttgggtcatccatgaaaaaatattactttttatgttaagaatattactttttattgtgaatatcagtagagttgacctgtctcacatataaagattcgtgagatcgtatcACATTAGTCctactttttatattttatcatatgTTATCCATACTTTATTTATTACCACATTGATACTCTTTTCAAACGGTACCAAAGACATTTTTACACTACACTACTCCCATTTCGTTCAATCGGCTGCGCAAATCCTCAGATTAACTCACATTCGGGGTAAACTATACAAATTGCCAGCTTTTTTCCCATGGAATCGGAAGATGGGGTGGCTGAAATCGACCGTCTGGAGCGGGGTTTGTTACTGCACGAGGCGGATACCGACATTGATGACCAGGATCCGGTTCTTTACGCGGCGTCTTTTGAAGAATCCGAGGAGAATTTCGTGAATTACCAGACGGCTTACTGGGTTTTGTACTCGTTGCTGTTGGTACTTGCTTGGGGCTTTGGATTTTTTATGCTCATTTATTTGCCCCTGCGGAGGTACATTTTACGAAGAGATATCCACTCCAGGAAACTCTATGTCACTCCCAATGCCATTGTTTATAAAGTAATTCGCTATCATTCTTTGTTCTTTCtgaagtttgaacttgattgcgTTGTATGTATGGTAGCTTTAGGAATGATGtaactttttatgctaatttgTCTCTGAGTTTGGATATACTGAATGATACACTAGAACATGCGTGAGAGTATAAATTTCATTTGCAAGCATACATCATTAGGAAAATGGAACTCAAGTACTCGTCTGGTTTAAGCAAAGTCGATCTTATTGATGCTGTAGGCCTGGTATCGATGTCAATTTGGCGATGGAATATGAGGTCGGTTGGATACACTTTGAGGGGATATCTATCTTTGAAAGTAACTACATTCTCATATTTTCGTTTGAGAAACATCTTGCCACCTTATGTCTCGTGCTACACTATTATGCTTATTTACTTTGGATTGCTTTACTCGTTTCATTCGACTGAAAATTATTCAACATTCTGACAAGGGCCATAAGGCACTCAGCTTTTGGTTGTTTATTGAATGCATGTGTAAAAGAAAATAGGAGGGAATAAGGTTAATCAACCAGCAGCCCTCATAGTTTTACATGATTCATAGCATTGCTTTATTTTTGTGGTTCTATTTTTCATTACGTACTGTCAGGTAAGGAAGCCAGTGGCATTTCCATGTTTTGGGTTGTTGGAGAAAGAGAAGTACATCCTACTGCCTTCTGTGGCAGATGTTGTAATTGAACAGGGTAAATATTGCCCGTAcatttatttcctttttttggACAAGTAAAGGAGTTTTTCCCATAATTACAGTTTGTGTCTTGAAAATGCATTTAAATTTGTCGATCAAAGATGGTGTGATTCCATTGATTTGGCTTTTTCATCACAACTGGTGAAAATCACAAATTGCCTTTAAC comes from Primulina huaijiensis isolate GDHJ02 chromosome 17, ASM1229523v2, whole genome shotgun sequence and encodes:
- the LOC140963425 gene encoding uncharacterized protein — encoded protein: MVGKKGSRRATSASSRPQREPESSHVEKRQEQPRQETRAEQPLHETRVEQTRPNENVGNLTLEQLGQFIARTVDEAMKRNQESVFVEEQVARQEREEDAEGHQGRVEEPQPHQRGEISEIGETWKEIQMLRQQLGSRAPAPKRGSPFSLAILEEGLPPNFRQSNVGEYDGHTDPEEHLGRFENAALLHQYSDGVKCRVFLGTLVRSAQQWFNTLQPNSIRSFEDFSAAFLHRFASSKKHQKNYLSLFVVKQQEAETLREFVQRFNNAALEIPAATPDIMISAFTQGLRGGEFFKSLVKKPPSSYDDLLSRAEKYVNLEDAQRHKRMEQRPGRSRVEGAERGSRKRGAAEREDDKARGIGQFSSHVPLDGSRDKVMEVRESEGRWEKSQRVECSARLPSRDKREGSSSRSRQRSHSSPRRGQGPPWINQRIGE
- the LOC140962291 gene encoding uncharacterized protein isoform X1; this translates as MESEDGVAEIDRLERGLLLHEADTDIDDQDPVLYAASFEESEENFVNYQTAYWVLYSLLLVLAWGFGFFMLIYLPLRRYILRRDIHSRKLYVTPNAIVYKVRKPVAFPCFGLLEKEKYILLPSVADVVIEQGYLQSLFGIYSVRIESVGVRRPASDDVKIQGVPNPLAFRKVVLSQLSNMRDEFFSRQASAIEEVSTPRIGHSSVALMSPPTKSPGFDYFSQLGDTTILQKLEEVSSSVKRVQALIEEQNLQAPASAD